The following coding sequences lie in one Heteronotia binoei isolate CCM8104 ecotype False Entrance Well chromosome 6, APGP_CSIRO_Hbin_v1, whole genome shotgun sequence genomic window:
- the C6H10orf71 gene encoding cardiac-enriched FHL2-interacting protein, protein MQGNKKHTDGQSDSSSIGSLLDETDREVCSLTDRAFKSLCLDELELSYTEAGPVVSPGIQHPFSSKYFQGPRNHALKKHIAPNKLLPQTEEHSTFQQLPKDTQEEKGAVANSIPNIRRKLGLPVPNLRHCKHTSKVSSLIKTFDKGENQEAPAQAAQPVKNHLPKCPPVCGASMALWGSKMILNFPKELSGFSGAGQHVGDGPTRHEMHKRHHNPMDLLCPGPPHFHPVLAVTSHIPHSNISTFSKKIMQKRIGKAKEPAGRGSFLHSENSAFESWNAHHKKLAGMRGSTEWMPAEENLAYLEDTPCFKESYMLDCQPSPLETANSVVLEQDVSSDAFPQKPLSLISLSPVSLCQSPCLPLSTARDPLAQPPSPPPSSGIAMAVDRIPTPPSLPFKAPFPRVLSPQVVPSPVATAKAPIPLLYVPQPPLPSEANSHNAGTHRPQATLHPEKKNHLGRDPELGKVCPPWRRQRTVLGEMEEAAAVAHEGLEIKDSVQGNSSDAPSSADVATADFHVTLSDASSPSFNITQLLTPLIPPKQEKEPPEMATPPLPAAEAAKEPEERALHSSQNNYKSKASSLLFNLKDIRKRVKSTYSPSPLRKAFEDKKIKEPDGLKASVKNLLEESSSKSAENDEANQKPSGEMGSAQGKARAALLKGHLPGNHRTLSSPPSKADPSGDQKRNHLQQENLMDFEDGELVTVVEFPPKDHSPARDPPSPRSEQDRHLQNASLRDPQNKKGTQSHGVDVGPQESPSLFFTAEENMNDSENRACPESGTEHKDKRSSSSSEQSFVSIIDQPSHEESFSLMQLFQKACLQESQRNMDKGSVEEKPSNKEEEEKSGRQEEASQDLSNDDLSPDGKSDGKVEQSQVEEETVQERLWGERREGKGQSLDSASEGRLEEPLTPTSSSSFKPHLFKIKDNTFKSPPVIKAVRLPLFRSLSCDGAIAGGSRESERLACGPFQTTPVIQETDWPLPRNRRQQRTWRAAAATAREGEESGESPARVGGQRAGEGKLVAESTLQEPLSSFYEQQPVEDDEGMAVPQGTGQNKHKDHEKRLRGDKEKARTRKPRPSSASQLHLDGDFARNETPSPTREKANYYKNNLLSKRRSGSCEKKVITRESRSPTASEIQAYSPAFSDAFRDSLCATSLSSSTAPSPRSDSTMQSAFTSPMSDAAATCSTEKTAASSSLPRGMYREDAPSAAETSEPMQMSQLSGHTDGSSVTSERTQLIRQMVKTAAKPPAVPPKTEKALRRAKKLASRRKKETQQKKPTAESLPPCDDITPVPLAQTPLLPTRLSSPVMPSKSNQVALPPIPSSPLPSPATQRKLLQDPDSGEYFMVDLPTQFKTLFDPESGRYIQVSLPSSKRNLSQTPSSEALAPPYVLYPNVLPLRVSSVPARASPSQLSEPASLVQGALSESASDWQQEGCHPASLNSQHYLASVAPEDPTQEADGPPFSFERDKTDIISLGAIEDFAIEGIS, encoded by the coding sequence ATGCAGGGGAATAAGAAACACACAGACGGACAAAGTGACTCCTCCAGTATTGGCAGCCTCCTGGACGAGACAGACCGAGAGGTCTGCAGCCTCACAGACCGGGCCTTCAAAAGTCTCTGCCTGGATGAATTGGAATTGTCCTACACCGAGGCAGGTCCGGTTGTTTCACCCGGCATTCAGCATCCATTCTCCAGCAAATACTTCCAAGGCCCCCGGAACCATGCCCTCAAGAAGCACATTGCTCCTAACAAGCTGTTGCCCCAAACTGAAGAGCATTCAACATTCCAGCAGCTACCAAAGGACACGCAAGAAGAGAAAGGGGCTGTGGCAAACAGCATCCCAAACATCAGGAGGAAGCTGGGCTTGCCGGTGCCCAATTTGCGCCATTGCAAACATACCTCAAAAGTGTCCTCTCTGATAAAGACCTTTGACAAGGGGGAGAACCAGGAGGCACCTGCCCAAGCAGCACAGCCAGTTAAAAACCATTTGCCAAAATGCCCGCCAGTTTGTGGAGCCAGCATGGCCCTTTGGGGGAGCAAAATGATTCTGAACTTCCCAAAAGAGCTCTCTGGATTTTCAGGGGCAGGCCAACATGTGGGAGATGGGCCTACCAGGCATGAGATGCACAAAAGACATCACAACCCAATGGATCTGCTCTGTCCAGGCCCACCTCATTTCCATCCTGTTCTGGCAGTCACTTCCCACATACCGCACTCCAACATCTCCACATTCTCTAAAAAGATCATGCAAAAGAGAATAGGAAAGGCAAAAGAGCCAGCCGGGAGGGGCAGTTTTCTCCACAGCGAGAACAGTGCTTTCGAATCCTGGAATGCACACCACAAAAAGCTGGCTGGGATGAGGGGATCTACTGAATGGATGCCGGCGGAAGAGAATCTTGCATATTTGGAAGACACGCCTTGCTTCAAAGAGTCCTACATGCTTGACTGCCAGCCGTCCCCCCTAGAGACTGCCAATTCTGTCGTTCTAGAGCAGGATGTATCATCAGATGCATTTCCACAAAAACCTTTGTCCCTAATCTCCCTTTCTCCAGTCTCTCTATGCCAGAGCCCGTGTCTCCCACTCTCTACAGCCAGAGACCCTCTTGCACAACCgccatcaccacctccttctTCTGGCATCGCAATGGCTGTAGACAGGATCCCCacaccaccatccctccccttcaaAGCCCCTTTCCCTCGAGTGCTGAGCCCCCAGGTGGTTCCTTCTCCAGTAGCAACGGCCAAGGCTCCCATTCCACTCCTCTATGTGCCTCAGCCCCCTCTTCCATCAGAGGCCAACTCCCACAATGCTGGCACACACAGGCCACAAGCCACTTTGCATCCAGAGAAGAAAAACCACTTGGGACGTGATCCAGAACTGGGGAAGGTTTGCCCTCCTTGGAGGAGACAGAGGACAGTCCTCGGGGAAATGGAGGAGGCAGCAGCTGTAGCCCATGAAGGTCTTGAGATAAAAGATTCTGTACAAGGCAACTCCTCAGATGCCCCTTCTTCAGCTGATGTGGCCACTGCTGATTTCCATGTCACCTTGTCTGATGCCTCCAGTCCATCCTTCAACATCACACAACTCCTAACGCCCCTCATCCCTCCCAAGCAGGAGAAAGAGCCCCCTGAAATGGCGACCCCTCCCCTTCCTGCAGCTGAAGCAGCCAAAGAACCTGAGGAGAGAGCGCTTCACAGTTCTCAAAACAATTACAAGTCTAAAGCATCAAGTCTGTTATTCAACCTGAAGGATATTCGAAAACGTGTCAAAAGCACTTACAGCCCCTCTCCTCTCCGGAAGGCCTTTGAAGACAAGAAGATCAAAGAACCAGACGGCCTAAAAGCAAGTGTGAAAAATCTGCTGGAAGAAAGCAGTTCAAAATCAGCAGAAAATGATGAAGCCAACCAGAAGCCTTCTGGGGAAATGGGCAGCGCCCAGGGAAAGGCAAGGGCCGCCCTCTTAAAGGGGCATCTGCCGGGCAACCACCGGACTTTGAGTTCACCACCGTCAAAGGCAGACCCCTCAGGGGATCAAAAGAGAAATCATTTGCAGCAGGAGAATTTAATGGATTTTGAGGATGGGGAGTTGGTCACTGTCGTGGAGTTCCCCCCAAAGGATCACAGCCCAGCTCGTGATCCTCCTTCACCCAGATCGGAGCAGGACAGGCACCTGCAAAATGCCAGCTTACGGGATCCCCAAAACAAAAAAGGTACTCAAAGTCATGGTGTGGATGTGGGACCCCAAGAGTCCCCCAGCTTGTTTTTCACAGCTGAAGAAAACATGAACGACAGTGAAAATAGGGCCTGCCCAGAAAGTGGGACTGAGCATAAGGACAAAAGGAGCAGCAGCTCTTCTGAACAATCCTTTGTCTCCATCATAGACCAGCCATCTCACGAGGAGTCCTTCTCTCTGATGCAGCTCTTCCAGAAAGCGTGCCTTCAAGAGAGCCAGAGGAATATGGACAAGGGAAGTGTGGAGGAGAAGCCCAgcaacaaggaagaagaagagaagtccGGCAGGCAAGAGGAGGCCTCACAGGACCTCAGCAACGATGACCTGAGCCCAGATGGAAAGAGTGATGGGAAGGTGGAGCAGAGCCAAGTGGAGGAGGAAACGGTGCAGGAACgcctgtggggggagaggagagaaggcAAAGGGCAGAGCCTGGATTCGGCTTCAGAAGGCAGGTTGGAAGAGCCGCTGACACCCACTTCATCCAGCTCATTCAAGCCCCATTTGTTCAAGATCAAAGACAACACATTCAAGTCCCCCCCAGTGATAAAAGCAGTTCGGCTGCCTCTGTTCAGGTCGTTGTCCTGTGACGGGGCCATTGCAGGGGGCTCCAGGGAGAGCGAAAGGCTGGCCTGTGGACCATTCCAAACCACTCCAGTGATTCAAGAGACCGACTGGCCTTTGCCAAGAAACAGAAGGCAGCAGAGGACATGGAGGGCAGCAGCTGCAACAGccagggaaggggaggagtcAGGAGAGAGCCCAGCACGAGTGGGCGGCCAAAGGGCAGGGGAAGGCAAACTGGTGGCAGAGTCTACTCTTCAGGAACCACTGAGCAGCTTTTATGAGCAGCAGCCGGTGGAAGATGATGAAGGAATGGCTGTTCCCCAAGGGACAGGACAAAACAAGCATAAAGACCATGAGAAACGACTGAGAGGGGACAAAGAAAAAGCCAGAACCAGGAAACCGAGGCCGAGTTCTGCCAGTCAGTTACATCTTGACGGTGACTTTGCACGAAACGAGACCCCGTCCCCGACAAGGGAGAAGGCAAATTATTATAAGAATAATCTCTTGTCCAAACGCAGAAGTGGCTCTTGTGAGAAAAAAGTGATCACTCGAGAGTCAAGATCTCCCACGGCCTCAGAGATCCAGGCCTATTCTCCTGCCTTCAGCGATGCATTCAGAGACAGCCTGTGTGCCACTAGCCTATCGAGCTCCACTGCCCCAAGCCCAAGGTCAGACAGCACCATGCAGTCGGCCTTCACAAGTCCCATGTCAGACGCAGCTGCAACCTGCAGCACTGAGAAaacagccgcctcctcttcactGCCCAGGGGGATGTACAGAGAAGATGCCCCTTCTGCGGCAGAAACATCTGAGCCAATGCAGATGAGTCAGCTCTCCGGACACACTGATGGCTCTTCTGTGACAAGTGAGAGAACTCAGCTGATAAGGCAAATGGTGAAGACAGCAGCCAAACCCCCTGCTGTGCCACCCAAAACAGAGAAGGCATTACGACGGGCAAAGAAACTggcaagcagaaggaaaaaagaaacacaGCAGAAAAAGCCTACAGCTGAATCTCTGCCACCCTGTGATGATATCACACCTGTGCCGCTGGCCCAAACTCCACTCTTACCAACGCGCCTTAGTTCACCTGTGATGCCCTCCAAATCTAACCAGGTGGCATTACCCCCCATCCCCTCAAGCCCCCTGCCTTCTCCTGCAACTCAACGTAAACTCCTCCAGGATCCGGACTCGGGAGAGTATTTCATGGTAGATCTGCCCACCCAGTTCAAGACTTTGTTTGATCCAGAGAGTGGCAGATACATTCAAGTCTCACTTCCCTCTTCCAAACGAAACTTGTCACAAACaccatcttcagaggcccttGCTCCTCCTTATGTCCTGTACCCCAATGTTCTCCCCCTCAGAGTTTCATCTGTCCCAGCTAGGGCCTCTCCTTCACAGCTTTCTGAACCCGCTTCACTTGTGCAAGGAGCCCTCTCAGAATCCGCTTCAGATTGGCAGCAAGAGGGCTGCCATCCAGCATCCCTGAACAGCCAGCATTACCTGGCGTCTGTTGCACCTGAGGATCCCACTCAAGAAGCTGACGGGCCACCCTTTAGCTTTGAACGGGACAAGACGGACATTATTTCACTTGGTGCCATTGAAGATTTCGCCATTGAAGGGATATCGTGA